The Methylocella tundrae genome contains the following window.
TGAAGGCGTTGAAGCTCACGTCGTCGCGGGAAAACTCTTCCGTCACATCGACGATGACGAGCGGATTGCGCAGATCAGGCTTGTCCGTTCCATATTTAAGCATCGCTTCGGCATAGGCGATTTTCGGGAATTTCTGCGTCACCGGAAAACCTTCGCCGAATTCCTCGAATACGCCGCGCAGCACGGGCTCGACGGTTGCGAAAACATCCTCTTGCGTGACAAAGCTCATCTCGATGTCGAGCTGGTAGAATTCGAGGCTGCGGTCGGCGCGCAGATCCTCGTCGCGAAAACAGGGCGCGATCTGGAAATAGCGGTCGAAGCCGGCGACCATCAAAAGCTGCTTGAACTGCTGCGGCGCCTGCGGCAGGGCGTAGAACTTTCCGGGGTGAAGGCGCGAGGGCACGAGGAAATCGCGCGCGCCCTCCGGGCTCGAGGCCGTGAGGATTGGCGTCTGGAACTCGAAGAAGCCTTGTCCCTTCATCCTTGCCCGCAGCGAATCAATCACCTTTCCGCGCAGCATGATGTTCTGGTGCAGCTTCTCGCGCCTCAGATCGAGAAAGCGGTAGCGCAGCCGCATATCCTCGGGATAGGGCTGATCTCCGAAAACCGGGACCGGCAGCTCGGCGGCGGCCCCCAGAACTTCGATTTCCGTGACATAGACCTCGATGAGGCCGGTCGGCATTTCCGCGTTTTCGGTTCCAGCCGGGCGCCGACGGACGACGCCGTCGATGCGCACGACCCACTCGGAGCGCAATTTCTCGGCGAGAGAAAAGGCTGGCGAATCAGGATCGACCACGCATTGCGTAATTCCGTAATGATCGCGAAGATCGATGAAAAGCACGCCGCCATGGTCGCGAATGCGGTGGCACCAGCCGGAGAGCCGGGTCGTTTCGCCGGCGAGCGTTTCACGGAGGTCGCCACAGGTATGGGTGCGATAGCGGTGCATTTGATCGTCACAACAGAGAGGAAAAGGAGGCGCGCGAAAGCGCACGGGCGGTTTCTGTCACGGGGCGGGGCTTTGCGTCAAATCGCCGTCGCCGGCCGGAAATGAAATGTTGAGGGCGATGATCGCGCATCCCGCTATAGCCGATTGCTGAGCTTTCCTTTATCTAAAAAAATCATGAGCCTCATTACGACAACCAAATCCCTGGCGGAGACATGCGGCCGCCTCGCGGCGCATCCCTTCGTCACGGTCGACACCGAGTTTTTGCGCGAGACGACCTTCTGGCCGAGGCTCTGCGTCGTTCAACTCGCCTCGCCCGATGAAGCGGCCGCGATCGACGCCATGGCCGAAGGCCTGGACCTAACGCCCCTGTTCGAGTTGATGGCCAATCCTGAGATCACAAAGGTCTTTCACGCGGCCCGTCAAGACGTTGAAATCATTTGGAACCTTGCCAAACTTATCCCTGCCCCGCTGTTCGACACGCAGGTCGCGGCGATGGTCTGCGGTTTTGGCGATCAGGTCTCTTATGGCGATCTCGTGCAAAACGTCGCCAAGGTCACGCTCGATAAGTCATCGCGCTTCACCGACTGGTCGCGCCGCCCGCTGCTTCCCTCGCAAATTGATTACGCCATCGCCGACGTCACCTATCTGCGTGACATTTATCTCTTCCTGCGCCGCAAGCTGGAGCAGACGGACCGTCTGTCCTGGCTCAGCGACGAAATGGCGATGCTGACCTCGCCTGCGACCTATGAACAGCATCCGGACAACGCCTGGGAGCGCTTTCGCAACCGTGTGCGCAAGCCGCGTGATCTTGGCGTTCTGATGGAGGTGGCGGCATGGCGCGAAGCCGAAGCGCAGGCGCGCGACGTCCCGCGTTCGCGCGTGCTGAAAGATGACGTTCTGATCGAATTGGCCCTCGCCGCGCCGCGGACGGAGGAAGCCCTCGGCAATCTGCGCGCCTTTCCGCGCGGCATGGAGCGTTCGCGCGCGGGCCTCGATATTTTGGCAGCCATCGAACGCGGCCTCTCCCGCGATCCGAAGACCTTGCCGAAACTCGATCGCGAACGCCGCTCCGGCGGTAATGGCGCGACCGTCGAGCTTTTGAAAGTGCTGCTCCGGCAGGTCAGCGAAAGTCACGGCGTCGCCGCCAAAATGATTGCGACAGTCGAGGATCTCGAAGCGATCGCCGCCGACGACAAGGCGGACGTCGCGGCTCTCGCCGGCTGGCGGCGCGAGCTTTTCGGCGTCAAGGCGCTGGAGCTGAAACATGGCCGGCTGGCGCTCACGGTTGAGCAGGGCCGCATCGTCACGCTTGAATGGCAGGACGCTCCGCCTGAGCAAACCGAGGCGGCGTCGAGAATCGCCGAATGAACGGCGCGCGCTGCGCCGCCGCTCATTCCCCGATGGTGACGACCGGCTCGCGTCCGATCAGCCGCGCAAGCTGTTTGACCCGGCTGTACAGACGCTCGCTGGCAAGGTCGGCGAGTTGCTTCGGCAGCGTCAACACCACCTTGCTCTTGAGGCAAACGACGGGCGTGCTCGGCAAAATGTCCGGCATCGCGCCCGACACCAGATAGGCAAGGCGGGCCGCCGCGGCGACGATCCGCGCCCGATCCAGCATGCGCGCGGACACGAGCGCCCTGATCTGCGGATTGACGCCATCGTCATCGAGTCCGAGATAGCGATAGGAAATCGTCAGGGCGAGAAACGCGCGGCCAGGATGGTCGATGGCGGTCAAGGTCGTGTTCTCGACGAGATTCAAACCCTCTTCGGCGCGATAGTCCGGATGCGCGCGCCAGTTGACGTCCGCGAGCAGGCAAGCCGCATGACGCAATCGCCTTTCGTCAGCCGTTTCTTCGAGATGCGTCGATCTCATGAAGCGGTCTGTCCAGTCGCACAGATCGTCGGCATGGCGCGGCGCGCGTGCGAACATCTGATTGGCGTCGCTCGCGGCGACGATTAGCGGATCCTGCCGGCGCTGCGCAAGATCAAGCTTTTCATAGAGCAGCCCCTCCCGCACGCCGGCGGTGGAGATCATGATTTCCTTCGGTCCTGCCTGGCGAATGATCTCCGCAAGCGCCACGGCTCCGTACGGAAGCAACGGACGACGCTGCAAATTGACGATGTCGATCGAAATCAGCGTTTCAGTATCCACGCGCGCAACGAGGCCCGCGAAATCGGCGGCGTCCCTCGCTGGAATGACATAGCCATGCATCACCGACAGCGGATAGTTCCGCTGGCTCATA
Protein-coding sequences here:
- the aspS gene encoding aspartate--tRNA ligase; this encodes MHRYRTHTCGDLRETLAGETTRLSGWCHRIRDHGGVLFIDLRDHYGITQCVVDPDSPAFSLAEKLRSEWVVRIDGVVRRRPAGTENAEMPTGLIEVYVTEIEVLGAAAELPVPVFGDQPYPEDMRLRYRFLDLRREKLHQNIMLRGKVIDSLRARMKGQGFFEFQTPILTASSPEGARDFLVPSRLHPGKFYALPQAPQQFKQLLMVAGFDRYFQIAPCFRDEDLRADRSLEFYQLDIEMSFVTQEDVFATVEPVLRGVFEEFGEGFPVTQKFPKIAYAEAMLKYGTDKPDLRNPLVIVDVTEEFSRDDVSFNAFKNVIKAGGVVRAIPATGAGAQPRSFFDKLNDWAKGEGAAGLGYVIFEGEPGALIGKGPIAKFLPADVQANIAGKAGLKAGDAVFFACDRPDKAAKLAGAARLRIGHELKLSKTGVFEFCWIVDFPMFEWNEEESRIDFSHNPFSMPNFDHDAFVALDPADKETILGINAFQYDVVCNGFELSSGAIRNHRPDIMRKAFALAGYDEDVLEQKFGGMYRAFQYGAPPHGGIAPGIDRIVMLLAAEENLREIVAFPMNQRGEDLLLGAPSSATLKQLRELHIKLNLPEK
- the rnd gene encoding ribonuclease D — protein: MSLITTTKSLAETCGRLAAHPFVTVDTEFLRETTFWPRLCVVQLASPDEAAAIDAMAEGLDLTPLFELMANPEITKVFHAARQDVEIIWNLAKLIPAPLFDTQVAAMVCGFGDQVSYGDLVQNVAKVTLDKSSRFTDWSRRPLLPSQIDYAIADVTYLRDIYLFLRRKLEQTDRLSWLSDEMAMLTSPATYEQHPDNAWERFRNRVRKPRDLGVLMEVAAWREAEAQARDVPRSRVLKDDVLIELALAAPRTEEALGNLRAFPRGMERSRAGLDILAAIERGLSRDPKTLPKLDRERRSGGNGATVELLKVLLRQVSESHGVAAKMIATVEDLEAIAADDKADVAALAGWRRELFGVKALELKHGRLALTVEQGRIVTLEWQDAPPEQTEAASRIAE
- a CDS encoding Ppx/GppA family phosphatase, with protein sequence MKRPVAIVDIGSNSVRLVAYEGLSRAPRQIFNEKSLCALGDGVATTGKLPKAGMEKALSALRRFKVLSEILQVGELHVLATAAARDASNGAEFVEAAKLAIGAPIALLSGAREAELSAHGVISGIHKPDGVVGDLGGGSLELIDVKGAQLGKGETLPLGGLSLMDASKKSPRAAVKIVRDSLAQSRVIDRVAGRTFYAVGGTWRALAKLYMSQRNYPLSVMHGYVIPARDAADFAGLVARVDTETLISIDIVNLQRRPLLPYGAVALAEIIRQAGPKEIMISTAGVREGLLYEKLDLAQRRQDPLIVAASDANQMFARAPRHADDLCDWTDRFMRSTHLEETADERRLRHAACLLADVNWRAHPDYRAEEGLNLVENTTLTAIDHPGRAFLALTISYRYLGLDDDGVNPQIRALVSARMLDRARIVAAAARLAYLVSGAMPDILPSTPVVCLKSKVVLTLPKQLADLASERLYSRVKQLARLIGREPVVTIGE